From a single Athene noctua chromosome 2, bAthNoc1.hap1.1, whole genome shotgun sequence genomic region:
- the LRRC14B gene encoding leucine-rich repeat-containing protein 14B, which translates to MKSLRFISAEAFVSNAEFARKSLGGVAHNLFPLLFKASYLLEQAEVIHDLVENWPLVDFNMGKLLGTTVDYEEDLSYRTCSVCLESCLTGLRDYVLNHPSLYMKRLKVVDLTGIKDVEVQFCECKKTMGRWARTQLFSKLCLELLVYLQQTQCNPGTFEISIDVLIDLFVTERNYELVVQALLKRCYCPLKICCVAFRSDNLALQKFFYIIKLIDPSSLRKLEIVHNVRLEMEHLDILLNSIHFPLLMSLTLPARTFNVQRFTAADEQMLINIGEKMGEMTQLTELSVPFSILTGRIQQLLSPLKTPLKMLDVSNCSLNHADMAYLANSFHANHLEALDLSGHDIPDLYPSIFFRLLRHSSSVLRSLTLEDCNIQDTHVNMLILGLSACQKLQEFKFLGNPLSSQALKHLFTFLCELPMLKYVEFPVPRDCYPIGITYPVDDASLCRFDRQKYASVAEELNLILLQANREDVKASTPLFGSYDAAVHETNNELGAYLIKSFKETLEKLNTSLNKMS; encoded by the exons ATGAAGTCTCTCCGATTTATTAGTGCTGAAGCATTCGTTTCAAATGCAGAGTTTGCCAGGAAGAGTCTCGGTGGTGTTGCCCAtaatctttttcctcttctttttaaagCCAGCTATTTACTGGAGCAAGCAGAAGTGATTCATGACTTGGTAGAGAACTGGCCACTTGTTGACTTTAACATGGGAAAACTTTTGGGAACTACTGTGGACTACGAGGAAGACCTGAGCTACAGAACATGCTCTGTGTGCTTGGAAAGCTGTCTGACAGGGCTGAGAGACTATGTCCTGAATCATCCTTCTCTCTACATGAAAAGGTTGAAAGTGGTCGACCTGACGGGTATAAAAGATGTTGAAGTCCAGTTTTGTGAGTGCAAGAAGACAATGGGCAGGTGGGCCAGGACACAACTGTTTTCTAAGCTTTGTTTAGAACTGCTGGTTTATCTGCAACAAACACAGTGCAATCCGGGTACTTTTGAAATCAGTATTGATGTGCTAATTGACTTGTTTGTTACAGAGAGGAACTATGAGCTGGTAGTGCAGGCCCTGTTGAAGAGATGCTATTGTCCACTGAAGATCTGCTGTGTGGCATTTAGATCTGACAACCTGGCTTTGCAGAAATTCTTCTATATCATAAAACTCATTGATCCCTCTTCGTTGCGCAAACTGGAAATAGTTCACAATGTTCGCTTGGAAATGGAACACTTGGACATACTCCTCAACAGTATCCACTTCCCTCTATTGATGTCCTTGACCTTGCCAGCACGAACATTTAATGTGCAGAGGTTCACAGCTGCAGATGAACAGATGCTTATTAACATTGGAGAAAAGATGGGTGAAATGACACAGTTGACCGAGCTGAGTGTGCCTTTTTCTATACTCACAGGAAGAATACAGCAACTGCTCAG CCCACTAAAAACTCCACTGAAGATGCTGGATGTTTCTAACTGCTCATTGAACCATGCTGATATGGCTTATTTAGCCAATAGCTTCCATGCTAATCACTTAGAGGCTCTGGACCTGAGTGGTCACGATATTCCTGACCTTTACCCATCAATATTCTTTAGGCTTCTCAGACATTCTTCTTCAGTGCTCAGGAGTCTTACCTTGGAGGACTGTAACATCCAAGACACTCATGTCAACATGTTGATTTTAGGTTTAAGCGCTTGTCAGAAACTACAGGAATTCAAGTTTCTTGGAAACCCACTGTCATCCCAAGCACTTAAAcatcttttcacatttctatGTGAGTTGCCAATGCTGAAATACGTGGAGTTCCCAGTTCCAAGGGACTGCTACCCTATTGGCATCACCTACCCAGTTGATGATGCCAGTCTCTGCAGATTTGATCGTCAAAAATATGCAAGTGTAGCAGAGGAGCTTAACCTCATTTTACTCCAAGCAAATAGGGAGGATGTGAAGGCTTCAACTCCACTCTTCGGCAGTTATGACGCAGCTGTTCATGAGACGAACAATGAACTGGGAGCTTACTTGATCAAGTCCTTCAAAGAGACCTTAGAAAAGCTCAATACTTCTCTTAACAAAATGAGTTAA